One stretch of Thermoflexus sp. DNA includes these proteins:
- a CDS encoding response regulator transcription factor: MADGDRRKIRIVCIEDDPDMIDLIRLIVTRRGYELVGWATGGVEGIEVIRREKPDLVLLDLMMPDIDGWEVYQQMKADPELRNIPVIVVTARAQHVDRILGLHIARVDDYLTKPFGPSELIASIERVMSRFSSAESNQEQA, from the coding sequence ATGGCGGACGGGGATCGAAGAAAAATCCGCATTGTGTGCATCGAGGACGATCCGGACATGATTGACCTGATCCGGCTGATCGTCACCCGACGGGGCTATGAGCTGGTCGGGTGGGCGACCGGAGGCGTGGAGGGCATTGAGGTCATCCGGCGGGAGAAGCCCGATCTCGTCCTGCTGGATCTGATGATGCCGGACATCGACGGCTGGGAAGTTTACCAGCAGATGAAGGCCGATCCGGAGTTGCGCAACATCCCGGTGATCGTGGTCACGGCCCGAGCGCAGCATGTCGACCGCATTCTGGGGCTTCACATCGCCCGGGTGGATGATTATCTGACGAAGCCTTTCGGGCCCTCCGAGCTGATCGCCAGCATCGAGCGGGTGATGAGCCGTTTCTCCTCTGCGGAGTCCAATCAGGAGCAGGCTTGA